The proteins below are encoded in one region of Triticum aestivum cultivar Chinese Spring chromosome 1B, IWGSC CS RefSeq v2.1, whole genome shotgun sequence:
- the LOC123093074 gene encoding uncharacterized protein gives MATTRLGLLLLLFTLLAGTAVFSVSAARNVPAETVVADPVGAEPSAYEMLEKFGFPKGILPVGVTGYTLRRSDGAFQVFMDKDCEFEVDGGYKLTYKQTISGRVAGGSLWDLRGVSVKIFFVNWGIDQVLMADADHLMFYVGPLSQAFTSDNFEESPQCRCRGHGVADVGEGAGVGVAAM, from the coding sequence ATGGCCACCACGCGACTCGGCCTCCTACTCCTCCTATTCACGCTGCTCGCCGGCACCGCCGTCTTCTCCGTCTCCGCCGCCCGCAACGTCCCCGCCGAGACGGTGGTCGCGGATCCGGTCGGCGCCGAGCCGAGCGCCTACGAGATGCTGGAGAAATTCGGGTTCCCGAAGGGAATCCTCCCGGTGGGCGTCACCGGTTACACGCTCCGGCGGTCGGACGGCGCGTTCCAGGTGTTCATGGACAAGGATTGTGAGTTCGAGGTGGACGGCGGGTACAAGCTTACCTACAAGCAGACGATCTCCGGAAGGGTGGCCGGCGGCAGCTTGTGGGACCTCCGGGGCGTCTCGGTGAAGATCTTCTTCGTCAACTGGGGCATCGACCAGGTGCTCATGGCCGACGCCGACCACCTCATGTTCTACGTCGGGCCGCTCTCCCAGGCCTTCACGTCGGACAACTTCGAGGAGTCCCCGCAGTGCAGGTGCCGCGGCCATGGCGTCGCGGACGTTGGCGAGGGCGCCGGCGTCGGCGTGGCGGCGATGTAG
- the LOC123133737 gene encoding uncharacterized protein At5g08430 isoform X9 → MIENNIEIDSDGERVDFSDRSTVEFLFKEYWEIIIKKEGLTLDNLQEAYASLNDGPDQISDSENFPKVQDSSDDDFLGNSDGGDADPICPSNLNGTSNKVKPFLKHAKSKKNVYVGWGSKELIGFLESIGKDTSKSLDQFGAAEVVKEYIRQKDLSHKDKKKHVICDEKLKQLFRKSKVKYNKIYSLLERHIAANDTSEDETFASSEDNSDSCMKKRTRTMTSEVTTSKGTSERNKRCFASLVCDNIKLIYLKKSLVIDLLKQPEAFENKVIGCFVRVKNDPKDYSYYKPKAFYQLGQVTGIRKSSEEYKVKDMSTDMLLCVSSCWSEVKISRLSDEDFGEDECEDFRLFVQKEHSKRLTVAELEEKARSVHRDIVTHWIDKELKRLDNLIELANEKGWRYEKLEYIDKRQLLRSPSERQRLLEEVPRVIPDLEDNKDTELLVAASEKSFQKNTATLQGKYLFCVGASGDRAVCSERYSEESKGANGEKAVRLTRCSKEKPRGLSTLMCNEWFRMVVSAEFCVGANARAVCLRSCSDGKYKGANEEIAVCLRSWPENKYEGANDKRAVCLKSYSEGEAAHMKSFSEEKTKGASEDRAVSLESFPEENSKGANEEAAYLKSCSEEKPEGANDGRAVSLSLKSCPEENSKATEGDTDTPKMHVQNQGTADTKSNAAGDTPSANVQSQSTQGSEENAAGDKLGASVQKQGAEANAAGIPAEVINIDDDEDGRSQDQGANVVVVDMDADESGNTHVAQRKTRRSGMWHYRDPFGDEQGPFFLDLLDGWNKQGYFDDDFRVWRAGQSSDSAILLKDALRLKR, encoded by the exons GAGAGGGTTGATTTCAGTGACAGGTCAACTGTTGAATTTTTGTTTAAGGAATACTGGGAGATAATTATAAAGAAAGAGGGCTTAACACTGGATAACCTTCAAGAAGCTTATGCTAGTTTAAATGATGGCCCGGATCAAATTTCAGATTCTGAGAATTTTCCTAAAGTACAGGACAGCTCAGATGATGATTTCTTGGGCAATAGTGATGGTGGAGATGCTGATCCAATTTGCCCATCTAATTTAAATGGAACATCAAATAAAGTGAAACCCTTTCTGAAGCATGCAAAATCAAAGAAGAATGTCTATGTTGGCTGGGGTTCAAAAGAGCTGATTGGATTCCTTGAATCAATAGGCAAAGATACATCCAAATCTCTAGATCAATTTGGTGCTGCTGAAGTTGTCAAGGAGTACATTCGACAGAAGGATCTTTCGCACAAAGATAAGAAAAAGCATGTCATATGTGATGAGAAACTCAAGCAATTGTTTAGGAAATCAAAGGTTAAGTACAACAAGATATATAGCTTGCTCGAGAGGCATATTGCTGCAAATGACACAtctgaggatgaaacatttgccaGTTCTGAGGATAACAGTGATTCATGTATGAAAAAGAGAACTCGGACCATGACCTCTGAGGTCACTACTTCGAAAGGGACTTCTGAAAGAAACAAGAGATGCTTTGCTTCTCTTGTTTGTGACAACATTAAGTTGATCTATTTGAAGAAATCCTTAGTTATTGATCTGCTAAAGCAGCCTGAGGCATTTGAAAATAAAGTTATTGGTTGTTTTGTTAGAGTAAAGAATGACCCCAAAGACTATAGTTACTACAAGCCTAAAGCATTCTACCAGCTTGGACAAGTAACTG GCATTAGGAAATCCTCAGAAGAATACAAGGTAAAGGACATGTCTACAGATATGCTTTTGTGTGTTTCCAGCTGCTGGTCTGAAGTCAAAATTTCCAGGTTATCAGATGAAGATTTTGGGGAG GACGAATGCGAAGATTTTCGTCTGTTCGTCCAGAAAGAACACTCTAAAAGGCTCACTGTT GCTGAGCTTGAGGAAAAAGCGAGAAGTGTACACAGAGATATAGTCACTCAT TGGATCGATAAAGAACTTAAGAGACTGGACAATTTAATTGAATTGGCCAATGAAAAAGGTTGGCGCTACGA GAAGCTCGAGTACATCGATAAGAGACAGCTATTGCGCTCGCCATCCGAAAGACAACGTCTTCTTGAAGAGGTCCCTCGAGTTATTCCAGATCTGGAAGATAATAAAGACACAGAATTATTAGTCGCAGCATCAGAGAAGTCTTTTCAGAAGAATACAGCTACTTTACAAG GTAAATACTTATTTTGTGTAGGTGCCAGTGGGGACAGAGCTGTTTGCTCGGAAAGATACTCAGAAGAATCTAAAG GCGCCAATGGGGAGAAAGCTGTTCGTTTGACACGTTGCTCAAAAGAAAAGCCTAGAGGTTTGAGTACATTAATGTGCAATGAGTGGTTTAGAATGGTGGTAAGCGCTGAATTTTGTGTAGGGGCCAATGCGAGAGCTGTTTGCTTGAGAAGTTGCTCAGACGGCAAATATAAAG GTGCCAATGAGGAGATAGCTGTTTGCTTGAGAAGTTGGCCGGAAAACAAATATGAAG GTGCCAATGACAAGAGAGCTGTTTGCTTGAAAAGTTACTCAGAAG GTGAAGCTGCTCACATGAAAAGTTTCTCTGAAGAAAAAACTAAAG GTGCCAGTGAGGACAGAGCTGTTTCCTTAGAAAGTTTCCCGGAAGAAAATTCTAAAG GTGCCAATGAGGAAGCTGCTTACCTGAAAAGTTGCTCTGAAGAAAAACCTGAAG GTGCCAACGACGGCAGAGCTGTTTCCTTATCCTTAAAAAGTTGCCCAGAAGAAAATTCTAAAG CTACTGAAGGTGACACTGATACACCGAAAATGCATGTTCAAAATCAGGGCACTGCAG ACACTAAATCCAATGCTGCTGGCGATACACCTAGTGcaaatgtccaaagccagagtacTCAGG GTAGTGAAGAGAATGCTGCTGGTGATAAACTGGGAGCAAGTGTCCAGAAGCAGGGGGCTGAAG CCAATGCAGCTGGCATCCCAGCTGAAGTAATCAACATTGATGACGACGAAGATGGTCGGTCGCAGGATCAAGGTGCAAACGTGGTTGTTGTTGATATGGATGCTGATGAGTCTGGGAATACTCATGTGGCGCAACGCAAGACAAGGCGGTCGGGCATGTGGCATTACAGGGATCCTTTTGGTGACGAGCAAGGCCCGTTCTTTCTAGATCTGTTGGATGGTTGGAACAAACAAGGCTACTTCGACGACGACTTCAGGGTCTGGAGAGCCGGTCAGTCTAGCGACTCTGCCATTTTGCTCAAGGATGCTCTGCGCCTGAAGCGCTGA